From a single Penaeus vannamei isolate JL-2024 chromosome 25, ASM4276789v1, whole genome shotgun sequence genomic region:
- the LOC113824133 gene encoding zinc finger protein 585A produces MNNVVVEEASRRRPGISLSALEGLPAAPVTPAHVSLGEAKAVVTLQEAAGNETMVALQEAGENEPLILCPLEEPGAAGVRQGHAHHHLPTGATLTYAALDEGVNIVLQPLKTEPHAHASPVGLAGDDAHQVRGADGCAKVGGGGGGGPQLVVVGDAGAGDTMTYIYIQGESQGEQEGGVASADAHTITLNSADGSTLHTLPAAYTQHLEHAYGDLVLVGGGSGAADVGGAAAAGGTRLEDGDGGADEGRRPDEEVLLLSVAPIKLEEQDGGAALALPAPARSAPSHVRDSRPSAALEESVSAGRGRREGGRQEARLPEDEAGTIEARLATRDSLLPPRRNRRCGNPGGLTCPVCRTQFKSGRQYHGHLHVHRGHGVWQCDMCEHTSDTAVALSLHKSEAHHEARPYKCPHCALSFPKSLMLEDHVRSVHNKERPYTCSFCTKGFYRPHDLKMHLNLHLGIKSNVCHVCGRQFSHPSNLIRHQRLHTGIKPYVCFTCGKRFTQVTLLHQHRASHQPGAGVCPLCPATFRSAAGLRKHSKLEHKKPMTLQEAARIIRGQRTSTGRSYYCQVCGAQFSIKSELKAHEQQEHGDSTEHRCASCNKVFSTAEVKSHTCLTAEEEERRNRLLGPQELSTSAALTSITATPVNAHPVAKEDIEGEEEEEEEEEYLVVHIEGERVSYVVKKGTKSSRNKVLEIDAARPDALSEDDFPRAMLSEKTIMINVQDRPGLLQDGQTMMSLPPEIEEGESAPAGLGGGEDSASGLDHMDADKAALPLASIKLEPQTEDDLDQMTLPDKALLPIVSLDTLSPPAKVSRKPGLRPISAKKSRNIALKGECDDLNLDEDTKVGGGGGAGAVAPLTCRNCGKVFQKRWNFQQHIATHDASLHKYKCDTCGHTFAYRSTLNKHVLKHRSPPQLHPCQLCKKTYKRPASLKQHHKREHMQQRPYVCELCGKDFFGKSDFKYHMRIHKKEQPYMCFACGREFSHLSHLHRHERIHTGERPHKCPYCPKKFIQLVTLKIHLKKHEKLAPEELKPADEGLRGKEEVSLNLGLGEELVGEQANLVAAMDESLCNPSSATSLGVSSANAITTSASTISASIAASQGSAEGEEENSGALGVHTNSDLGLERALSTNAAALLANTSASAPRLTMDGFPPGTVILAQGGLEDAEGGGQFSGGHTAVVAGVNGDCIAIFVQDANAIS; encoded by the exons ATGAACAATGTGGTCGTGGAGGAAGCGAGTCGCCGCCGCCCGGGCATCTCGCTCTCCGCGCTGGAGGGGCTCCCGGCGGCGCCCGTGACCCCCGCCCACGTGTCGCTGGGGGAGGCCAAGGCCGTGGTGACCCTGCAGGAGGCGGCGGGCAATGAGACGATGGTGGCGCTGCAGGAGGCCGGCGAGAACGAGCCGCTCATCCTGTGTCCCCTGGAAGAGCCCGGGGCCGCGGGCGTAAGGCAGGGCCacgcccaccaccaccttcccacgGGCGCCACGCTCACCTACGCCGCCCTGGACGAAGGCGTCAACATCGTGCTGCAGCCCCTGAAGACGGAGCCGCACGCCCACGCCTCGCCGGTGGGCCTCGCGGGGGACGACGCCCACCAGGTGCGCGGCGCAGACGGATGTGCGAaggtgggcggcggcgggggcggcggcccgCAGCTGGTGGTGGTGGGCGACGCGGGCGCGGGCGACACCATGACGTACATCTACATCCAGGGCGAGAGCCAGGGTGAGCAGGAGGGCGGCGTGGCGTCCGCGGATGCCCACACCATCACGCTCAACTCCGCCGACGGCTCCACGCTGCACACGCTCCCGGCCGCCTACACGCAGCACCTGGAGCACGCTTACGGGGACCTCGTGCTCGTGGGCGGCGGCAGTGGGGCCGCCGACGTGGGCGGGGCGGCGGCCGCGGGAGGGACTCGCCTCGAGGACGGCGACGGAGGCGCTGACGAGGGCCGGCGCCCGGACGAGGAGGTCCTCCTGCTGAGCGTGGCGCCCATCAAGCTCGAGGAGCAAGACGGCGGCGCCGCCCTCGCCTTGCCCGCGCCCGCGCGCTCCGCCCCCAGCCACGTGCGAGACTCACGCCCTTCCGCCGCCCTGGAGGAGAGCGTGAGTGCGGGGCGCGGGCGTCGCGAGGGCGGGCGGCAGGAAGCCCGGCTGCCGGAGGACGAGGCGGGCACGATCGAGGCGCGGCTGGCCACAAGGGACTCCCTGCTTCCGCCGCGGAGGAACCGGCGCTGCGGGAACCCCGGCGGCCTCACGTGCCCCGTGTGCCGCACGCAGTTCAAGTCGGGACGCCAGTACCATGGGCACCTGCACGTGCACCGCGGCCACGGCGTGTGGCAGTGCGATATGTGCGAGCACACGAGTGACACGGCCGTGGCGCTGAGCCTGCACAAGAGCGAGGCGCACCACGAGGCCCGCCCCTACAAGTGCCCGCACtgcgccctctccttccccaagaGCCTCATGCTAGAGGACCACGTGCGCTCCGTGCACAACAAGGAGCGCCCCTACACCTGTTCTTTCTGCACCAAGGGCTTCTACCGCCCGCACGACCTCAAGAtgcacctcaacctccacctggGCATCAAGAGCAACGTGTGCCACGTCTGTGGCCGCCAGTTCAGCCACCCCTCCAACCTGATCCGGCACCAGCGCCTGCACACCGGCATCAAGCCCTACGTGTGCTTCACCTGCGGCAAGCGCTTCACGCAAGTCACGCTGCTGCACCAGCACCGCGCCAGCCACCAGCCGGGGGCAGGCGTGTGTCCCCTGTGCCCGGCGACCTTCCGCAGCGCCGCCGGCCTCAGGAAGCACTCCAAGCTCGAGCACAAGAAGCCCATGACGCTGCAGGAGGCGGCGCGCATCATCCGCGGGCAGCGCACCTCCACGGGGCGGAGCTACTACTGCCAGGTGTGCGGCGCGCAGTTCTCCATCAAGTCCGAGCTAAAGGCGCACGAGCAGCAGGAGCACGGCGACAGCACGGAGCACAGGTGCGCCTCGTGCAACAAGGTGTTCTCGACCGCCGAGGTCAAGTCACACACGTGTCtcacggcggaggaggaggagcggaggaatcGCCTGCTGGGGCCGCAGGAGCTGAGCACCTCCGCCGCCCTCACCTCCATCACTGCAACGCCCGTGAACGCTCACCCCGTCGCCAAAGAGGACatcgagggcgaggaggaggaggaggaggaggaggagtacctGGTGGTGCACATCGAGGGCGAGAGGGTGTCCTACGTGGTCAAGAAGGGGACCAAGAGCTCGCGCAACAAGGTGCTGGAGATCGACGCGGCGCGGCCGGACGCGCTGAGCGAGGACGACTTTCCGCGCGCCATGCTGTCCGAAAAGACCATCATGATCAACGTGCAGGACCGGCCCGGCCTCCTGCAGGACGGCCAGACCATGATGTCCCTCCCGCCGGAGATAGAGGAAGGCGAGAGCGCTCCGGCGGGACTCGGCGGCGGCGAGGACTCGGCTTCAGGGCTGGACCACATGGATGCCGACAAGGCCGCCCTGCCCCTCGCCAGCATCAAATTGGAGCCGCAGACGGAGGACGACCTCGACCAGATGACGCTGCCGGACAAGGCCCTGCTGCCCATCGTCTCCCTGGACACGCTGTCGCCGCCGGCCAAGGTCTCGCGTAAGCCGGGCCTCCGTCCCATCTCGGCCAAGAAGAGCCGCAACATCGCTCTCAAGGGCGAGTGCGACGACCTCAACCTGGACGAAGACACGaaggtcggcggcggcggcggcgcgggggcGGTCGCGCCGCTTACCTGTCGCAACTGCGGGAAGGTTTTCCAGAAGCGGTGGAACTTCCAGCAGCACATCGCCACCCACGACGCGTCCCTCCACAAGTACAAGTGTGACACCTGCGGACACACCTTCGCCTACCGCTCCACCCTCAACAAGCACGTCCTCAAGCACCGCTCGCCGCCGCAGCTGCATCCCTGCCAACTCTGCAAGAAG ACGTACAAGCGGCCGGCCTCCCTCAAGCAACACCACAAGCGCGAGCACATGCAGCAGCGGCCGTATGTGTGCGAGTTGTGTGGGAAAGACTTCTTCGGGAAGAGCGACTTCAAATATCACATGCG GATCCACAAGAAGGAACAGCCGTACATGTGCTTCGCGTGCGGCCGCGAGTTCTCCCACCTGAGCCACCTGCACCGCCACGAGAGGATCCACACAGGGGAACGCCCCCACAAGTGCCCT tACTGCCCGAAGAAGTTTATCCAGCTGGTGACGCTGAAGATCCACCTGAAGAAGCACGAGAAGCTGGCTCCCGAAGAGCTGAAGCCTGCAGACGAGGGCttgcgagggaaggaggaagtgagtctCAACCTGGGCCTAGGGGAGGAGCTGGTGGGCGAGCAGGCCAACCTCGTGGCTGCCATGGACGAGAGCCTGTGCAACCCCTCCAGTGCTACGAGTCTAGGCGTGTCCAGTGCCAATGCCATCACCACCAGTGCTTCCACCATAAGCGCGAGCATTGCCGCCTCACAGGGCAGtgcggaaggcgaggaggagaacAGCGGGGCTCTTGGTGTACATACGAACTCAGACCTTGGGCTGGAGAGGGCACTCAGCACCAACGCCGCCGCCCTCTTAGCCAACACTTCGGCCAGCGCCCCGAGGCTGACCATGGACGGATTCCCGCCGGGGACAGTTATCCTTGCCCAGGGAGGGCTGGAGGATGCAGAGGGAGGAGGCCAGTTCAGCGGAGGCCATACTGCAGTTGTAGCGGGAGTCAATGGAGACTGTATTGCTATTTTTGTGCAAGACGCCAATGCCATCAGTTAA
- the Ced-12 gene encoding engulfment and cell motility protein 1, translated as MAPARDANVVKLAVELRLMDMRAHPYLGEFSLQRQLVDFIKDLCTYWKIENPEHFALQYTEPPTHYVTEKNRSRIKDGTVLMLIYSASKTADDILHKLKKGVLEEKRDALIMLVKMSSDITFAQEFIAKQGIILLIAHMESPKNEAIILPYMLTSFLELMDHGIMPWDDLQPPFIEKMVSFINVQVTPETRTLSTALTILENIVLNSQSKYTLVEKQITIPHLLQHISNSKKVEIQQSVLALINALFQKSEAQKRKYWAATLSSRQYRTILTNNVLIHAETGGIGADMAHQLYVLQQLLLNQYEERMNTSMDPSDQDATDKIKELRRIAFESDGECSNNVTTRRPEYKKEYKKLGFRNDINPAQDFMETPPGMLALDNMIFFARNHSDQYAKLVLENCYRADSHECPFGRASIELTKLLCEILKIGEVPTEQGQTFHPMFFSHDHAFEELFSICIVLLNKTWKEMKATTEDFSKVLSVVRDQITRTNNELPSTLDKFRVKINSLTYAEIAELWQQERINNEEQEMQAPPIKELRKQLEPEILELIQQHRLRFLVEGTRFRYGRGMRAKDKFWYCRLSPNHKFFYYDDCDEKTVPSIDELTKKISIVDLKGIVTGKECPHMKDRTGKKSSSQLAFSLILESNNVNETNSLDFVAPEETIYNYWIDGVNALLRQRMPSVAANRDLEMLLNMEIKLRLLDAEGVTIPQQEPPIPPPPPNYNFCYQLN; from the exons ATGGCACCGGCTCGCGATGCCAACGTGGTCAAGTTGGCCGTGGAATTGCGGCTTATGGACATGAGAGCTCACCCTTACCTGGGGGAGTTCAGTCTTCAGCGGCAGCTTGTGGATTTTATTAAG GACCTCTGCACGTATTGGAAGATTGAAAATCCAGAGCACTTTGCCTTGCAGTATACAGAACCACCAACTCATTATGTAACTGAAAAGAACCGAAGCAGAATCAAA gaTGGAACTGTTCTGATGCTAATTTACTCTGCAAGCAAGACAGCTGATGATATTCTTCACAAGCTAAAGAAAGGTGTGctcgaagaaaaaagagatgcaCTCATAATGCTTGTGAAGATGAGCTCAGATATCACCTTTGCACAGGAATTCATTGCCAAGCAa GGTATCATCCTTCTAATAGCACACATGGAAAGTCCCAAGAATGAAGCCATAATTTTGCCCTACATGCTGACCTCATTCTTAGAACTCATGGATCACGGAATCATGCCCTGGGATGACCTCCAGCCGCCCTTCATTGAAAAG ATGGTGTCTTTCATAAATGTGCAGGTGACACCAGAGACACGCACCCTCTCAACAGCGCTGACCATCCTGGAGAATATTGTCCTGAATAGCCAGAGCAAGTATACGCTGGTGGAGAAGCAAATCACCATACCTCACCTTCTACAGCACATCTCAAACAGCAAG aaAGTGGAAATCCAGCAGTCGGTGTTGGCCCTCATCAACGCCCTCTTCCAGAAGTCAGAGGCACAAAAGAGAAAGTATTGGGCTGCCACACTTTCCAGCAGGCAATATAGGACTATTCTCACCAATAATGTACTCATACATGCGGAA ACTGGTGGCATTGGAGCGGACATGGCACACCAGTTGTATGTCCTCCAGCAGCTGCTCCTCAACCAGTATGAAGAAAGGATGAACACCAGCATGGACCCCAGTGACCAAGATGCCACAGACAAGATCAAGGAACTCCGTCGCATTGCTTTTGAGTCAGATGGAGAG TGCAGTAATAACGTGACCACCAGGAGGCCAGAGTACAAAAAGGAGTACAAGAAACTGGGTTTCCGCAATGACATCAATCCTGCACAAGACTTCATGGAAACCCCGCCTGGCATGCTGGCTCTGGACAACATGATATTTTTTGCCAGGAATCACTCGGATCA ATATGCCAAGCTAGTTTTGGAGAACTGTTATCGAGCTGACTCCCATGAATGCCCCTTTGGACGAGCCAGCATTGAACTTACAAAACTCCTCTGCGAGATATTGAAG ATTGGTGAGGTCCCAACGGAGCAAGGGCAGACCTTCCATCCCATGTTTTTCTCGCATGATCATGCCTTCGAGGAGCTCTTCTCCATCTGCATTGTGTTGTTAAATAAAACGTGGAAAGAAATGAAGGCAACGACTGAAGACTTCAG TAAAGTATTGAGTGTCGTGCGGGACCAGATCACTCGCACAAACAATGAACTACCTTCAACCCTGGACAAGTTCCGTGTCAAGATCAACAGTCTCACATACGCGGAAATTGCTGAGCTCTGGCAGCAAGAGCGGATCAATAATGAGGAGCAGGAGATGCAGGCTCCTCCCATCAA GGAGTTGAGAAAGCAGCTGGAGCCGGAAATCCTTGAACTGATCCAGCAACATCGTCTAAGGTTCCTAGTGGAGGGTACCAGGTTTAGATATGGCAGAGGCATG CGAGCAAAGGACAAGTTCTGGTACTGCCGGCTGTCGCCCAACCATAAGTTCTTCTACTACGATGACTGTGATGAGAAGACTGTGCCAAGCATAGATGAGCTGACTAAGAAGATCAGCATAGTGGACCTCAAGGGCATTGTGACGGGGAAGGAGTGCCCGCACATGAAGGATAGGACAGG aaaaaaaagttcTTCACAATTagccttctcccttattcttgAAAGCAATAATGTCAACGAAACAAACAGCTTAGACTTTGTTGCTCCAGAGGAAACCATATATAATTACTGGATAGATGGGGTAAATGCCCTACTGC GTCAGAGAATGCCCAGTGTTGCTGCCAACAGGGACCTGGAGATGCTACTAAACATGGAGATCAAACTGCGCCTCCTTGATGCTGAGGGGGTCACCATACCACAGCAGGagcctcccattcctcctcctcctccaaattacAACTTCTGTTACCAGCTGAACTGA